A single genomic interval of Rhodopirellula bahusiensis harbors:
- a CDS encoding tyrosine-type recombinase/integrase has product MKGRPITEAEFKKMLDCTAAEVGDEAADSWKFILHGLWESALRIDELMHVSWDQPGTIRPKWTEGKLPVLEIPAPMQKNDTEEDIPLLPAFERLLVQVREKDRTGWVFDPLSLHLKLGRKVRHQRPDAEWVGKVISRIGQRAKVEVAPANPTTGVEIKFASAHDLRRSCGDRLRNAGVPPLVICRVMRHSSWETTRRHYAPGDVQKDAETLRRTLRNEASESEDNK; this is encoded by the coding sequence ATGAAAGGAAGGCCTATCACAGAGGCCGAGTTTAAGAAAATGCTGGATTGCACCGCGGCTGAGGTGGGTGATGAAGCGGCCGACTCATGGAAGTTCATTCTTCATGGCCTTTGGGAATCAGCACTGCGAATCGATGAGCTGATGCACGTTTCTTGGGATCAGCCTGGGACCATTCGGCCGAAATGGACGGAGGGCAAATTACCAGTGTTGGAGATCCCAGCCCCAATGCAGAAGAACGATACCGAAGAAGATATTCCGCTACTTCCTGCTTTTGAGAGACTGCTAGTGCAGGTTCGCGAGAAGGATCGAACGGGTTGGGTTTTTGATCCCCTCTCCTTGCACCTGAAACTTGGTCGGAAGGTACGACACCAACGGCCCGACGCTGAGTGGGTAGGCAAAGTAATTAGCCGAATCGGGCAACGAGCCAAGGTAGAGGTTGCACCGGCAAATCCCACAACCGGAGTTGAGATCAAGTTCGCCTCGGCACACGACCTAAGACGGTCCTGCGGGGATCGACTTCGAAATGCCGGAGTACCACCGCTAGTGATCTGTCGAGTGATGAGGCACTCATCCTGGGAGACCACCCGCAGGCACTACGCACCGGGCGATGTTCAGAAAGATGCAGAGACCCTCCGCCGCACCTTGCGGAACGAAGCATCCGAATCTGAAGACAACAAATGA
- a CDS encoding AAA family ATPase produces the protein MNDSSLPPILPEDNSGPGNPGTDNPSANPPGAPPSPPEMSAPADPASHIAVPEVATQQAPPVSPEFAKIKQLFELIQAEVAKLYVGQDELVLGTLTALFSGGHVLIESVPGLGKTLFVRTLGRILGCEFGRIQFTADLMPSDITGAPVFDMQTSEFRFRAGPVFTQLLLADEINRSPAKTHAALLEIMQEYRVTIDGTSHPVPKPFLVLATQNPLESEGTYNLPEAQLDRFMFKLMVDYPSAVEEAEILKMHSKQIDFGHRLETEIQPITNPEIVQKVIATCSNVRVEDRLVEYINSLIRATRSWPAFHIGASPRAGIALMQSARTIAAFAGRDFAVPDDVMEIILPVLRHRVSLTAEAEIEGRSVDDELRAMIRGIEVPRN, from the coding sequence TTGAACGATTCTTCCTTGCCACCGATCTTGCCCGAAGACAACTCCGGTCCCGGCAACCCTGGCACCGACAACCCTTCGGCCAACCCGCCCGGTGCTCCGCCATCACCTCCGGAAATGTCTGCGCCGGCGGACCCAGCGTCACACATCGCGGTTCCTGAAGTCGCGACTCAACAGGCACCTCCGGTCTCACCCGAATTCGCCAAGATCAAACAACTGTTCGAATTGATCCAAGCCGAAGTCGCGAAGCTGTATGTCGGACAAGACGAACTGGTCCTCGGAACATTGACCGCTTTGTTCTCGGGAGGACACGTGTTGATCGAGTCGGTCCCTGGTTTGGGCAAAACCCTGTTCGTCCGAACGCTCGGGCGGATCTTGGGATGCGAGTTTGGACGCATCCAGTTCACCGCCGACTTGATGCCATCGGACATCACCGGTGCACCCGTTTTCGACATGCAAACGAGTGAATTCCGATTCCGCGCCGGGCCTGTGTTCACGCAGTTGTTGCTGGCGGACGAAATCAACCGATCGCCGGCCAAGACACACGCGGCGTTGCTCGAGATAATGCAGGAGTATCGCGTCACGATTGATGGGACCAGCCATCCGGTTCCCAAACCGTTCCTGGTTCTGGCAACACAGAACCCACTCGAAAGCGAAGGCACATACAACTTGCCCGAGGCTCAACTGGACCGCTTCATGTTCAAGTTGATGGTCGACTACCCGTCGGCGGTCGAAGAAGCCGAGATCCTGAAGATGCACTCGAAGCAAATCGACTTCGGCCATCGGTTGGAAACCGAGATCCAACCGATCACCAATCCCGAGATAGTCCAAAAAGTCATTGCGACGTGCAGCAACGTTCGCGTGGAAGATCGTTTGGTCGAATACATCAACTCGCTGATTCGAGCGACCCGGTCCTGGCCAGCGTTTCACATCGGCGCGTCGCCGCGAGCAGGAATTGCGTTGATGCAATCTGCACGCACCATCGCCGCCTTTGCCGGCCGAGATTTCGCGGTTCCGGACGACGTGATGGAGATCATCCTCCCCGTTTTGCGGCACCGAGTCTCGTTGACCGCGGAGGCTGAAATTGAGGGTCGCAGCGTTGATGACGAATTGCGGGCCATGATTCGAGGAATCGAAGTCCCGCGGAACTGA
- a CDS encoding DUF4129 domain-containing protein, translating to MMNRLRSPRPARAILFCFVVPFLVGIVPAPSLAADSSKEANLASPVEGSVWFDEDAGELVPVEVDDQQSENENRDSRWTAVRSNKSRTAPAAPAAATNTGFSFARLFGWLMLGTLLVGLVTLLAWVFTNSDFDFTPGSVEQSLLTGEQLDRQTRQRMEHLPEALRDTSVNPRAQAERLMQAGQYNEAVIYLYGHQLLLLDRVHWLRLARGKTNSRYVRETVRSQPDSGQRLQQTVAAFERAYFGRHDLSQAEFIRLWQSNAKLEQDIQSADSVRKPGAA from the coding sequence ATGATGAATCGACTTCGCTCGCCACGGCCCGCACGAGCAATCCTGTTTTGCTTCGTTGTCCCGTTTCTAGTCGGAATCGTTCCGGCTCCATCACTTGCAGCTGATTCCAGCAAAGAGGCGAACCTTGCGTCGCCGGTCGAAGGTTCCGTTTGGTTTGACGAAGACGCCGGTGAACTCGTCCCAGTCGAAGTCGACGACCAGCAAAGTGAAAACGAAAACCGAGACAGCCGATGGACCGCGGTCAGGTCCAACAAGTCCCGCACCGCACCAGCTGCTCCAGCTGCCGCGACAAACACGGGGTTTTCCTTCGCCCGACTATTCGGATGGTTGATGCTCGGCACCTTGCTGGTGGGACTGGTGACCTTGCTTGCCTGGGTGTTCACCAACAGTGACTTCGACTTCACTCCTGGTAGCGTCGAACAGTCGCTGCTGACCGGAGAACAACTCGATCGCCAGACCCGTCAACGCATGGAGCACTTGCCCGAAGCTTTGCGGGATACAAGCGTGAACCCGCGTGCCCAAGCCGAACGGTTGATGCAAGCGGGCCAGTACAACGAAGCAGTCATCTATCTGTACGGCCACCAACTTCTGTTGCTCGATCGAGTCCACTGGTTGCGATTGGCTCGCGGTAAAACGAACAGCCGCTACGTCCGAGAAACAGTGCGTTCGCAGCCCGATTCCGGTCAACGGTTGCAACAAACCGTGGCGGCGTTTGAACGTGCGTACTTCGGTCGACACGATCTTTCTCAAGCCGAATTCATACGACTTTGGCAATCCAACGCGAAGCTCGAACAAGACATCCAGTCAGCCGATTCCGTTCGCAAACCGGGGGCAGCATGA
- a CDS encoding stage II sporulation protein M: MNIAKLLDKRRSNWGELERLCEAMEVRGRTDKAGPQYKGAAGIVRFASLYRGACADLALADAYQLPPATVTYLHRLVARSHNQLYRAGKFEPTGWFDMIFRVAPREIYGDNCVRVATLVFFGLFALSMYLGYQQTLFPNFANVVVGEAGLENMEEMYEMELVGSLDHYISMSSFYIMHNTGIGLKCFAYGILIIPCLYILASNAVTLGTVFGYMAREDVASRDNFFEFVTAHGPFELTAIALSAAAGLRLGLGLFATNGLSRVDSVRRSAVRAVPVISAAATLFVLAAFTEGFISPSPLAYTFKAAWSVMSSSMISFYFVVLGFPGNRDHRSLRGTFDTILDDRDGSDSPQQADLNGGEGANVRAA; the protein is encoded by the coding sequence ATGAACATCGCCAAACTGCTCGACAAACGACGATCGAACTGGGGCGAATTGGAACGTCTTTGCGAGGCGATGGAAGTTCGAGGACGAACGGACAAGGCTGGGCCACAGTACAAAGGGGCCGCTGGGATCGTTCGTTTTGCATCGCTGTATCGCGGTGCGTGTGCGGACTTGGCATTGGCCGACGCGTACCAATTGCCTCCCGCCACGGTGACTTACTTGCACCGTCTGGTCGCGCGTTCCCACAACCAGCTGTATCGCGCGGGCAAATTTGAACCGACCGGTTGGTTCGACATGATTTTTCGTGTCGCTCCTCGTGAGATCTACGGCGACAACTGCGTGCGAGTCGCCACGTTGGTGTTCTTTGGTTTGTTCGCGCTCTCGATGTATTTGGGCTACCAACAAACACTGTTCCCCAACTTTGCCAACGTCGTCGTCGGTGAAGCTGGCTTGGAAAACATGGAAGAGATGTACGAAATGGAACTGGTCGGCAGTCTCGACCACTACATCAGCATGTCCAGCTTCTACATCATGCATAACACAGGCATCGGGCTGAAGTGTTTTGCCTATGGAATCCTGATCATTCCGTGCCTTTACATCTTGGCCAGCAACGCGGTGACGTTGGGCACGGTTTTTGGCTACATGGCTCGAGAAGACGTGGCCAGCCGCGACAACTTCTTCGAGTTTGTGACCGCCCACGGCCCATTCGAATTGACCGCGATCGCGTTGTCCGCCGCTGCGGGTCTGCGTTTGGGGCTGGGTCTCTTCGCAACCAACGGGCTCAGTCGCGTGGACTCCGTCCGCCGGTCCGCCGTCCGTGCGGTTCCAGTGATCTCGGCCGCAGCGACACTCTTCGTCCTCGCGGCATTCACGGAAGGCTTTATTTCTCCCAGCCCACTGGCGTACACCTTCAAAGCGGCTTGGTCGGTGATGTCCTCCAGCATGATCAGTTTTTACTTCGTGGTGCTAGGCTTCCCCGGCAATCGAGACCATCGCTCTCTTCGAGGAACATTCGACACAATTCTGGATGACCGTGACGGTTCCGATTCGCCCCAACAAGCCGACCTGAATGGTGGCGAAGGCGCGAACGTCCGTGCAGCTTGA
- the moaA gene encoding GTP 3',8-cyclase MoaA — MTDPIALVDRFGRRHDSLRISITDRCNIRCFYCMPEHDAEFLPRSGVLTFEEIERLAGLLVHRCGVRDIRITGGEPLVRRDCVDLIAMLAKIDGLEDLSMTTNGMLLGEHAADLRKAGLKRLNISLDTLDEATFAKITRRPGVARVMEGIDAAIEAGFESIKLNALAIRGISESELVGLVRFAIGKGVTLRFIEFMPLDSDRAWQSDQVLSGDACLKLLSDAFGNITPTGRENPSAPAETFTLSCDGREGTIGIIRSVTRPFCGDCNRLRLTADGGLRNCLFAQSETPLRDAMRSGCDDDKLIQKIQQCVGEKHAAHGIDSDDFRPPDRAMHAIGG, encoded by the coding sequence ATGACCGATCCCATTGCATTGGTCGATCGCTTTGGTCGACGCCACGACAGCCTTCGCATCAGTATCACGGATCGTTGCAACATCCGTTGTTTCTACTGCATGCCTGAACACGATGCGGAGTTCCTGCCCCGCAGCGGCGTGTTGACGTTCGAAGAAATCGAGCGACTAGCGGGATTGTTGGTGCATCGTTGCGGCGTTCGAGACATTCGAATCACGGGCGGTGAGCCTCTGGTTCGCCGCGACTGCGTCGATTTGATTGCGATGCTGGCGAAAATCGATGGTTTGGAAGACCTATCGATGACCACCAACGGAATGCTACTCGGCGAACACGCGGCTGATCTGCGAAAAGCCGGTTTGAAGAGGCTCAACATTTCTCTGGACACATTGGACGAAGCCACCTTTGCCAAGATCACTCGCCGACCCGGTGTTGCCCGAGTCATGGAAGGAATCGACGCGGCAATCGAAGCGGGGTTTGAATCGATCAAACTCAACGCGTTGGCAATTCGCGGGATCAGCGAATCCGAACTGGTTGGATTGGTCCGTTTCGCGATCGGAAAAGGCGTCACGCTTCGCTTCATTGAATTCATGCCGCTGGACAGCGACCGAGCTTGGCAATCCGATCAGGTGCTTTCCGGAGACGCTTGCCTGAAACTTCTCTCCGATGCATTTGGCAACATCACGCCGACGGGCCGGGAAAATCCATCGGCACCGGCGGAAACGTTCACACTTTCTTGCGACGGCCGGGAGGGCACGATCGGAATCATTCGCTCGGTAACTCGTCCGTTTTGTGGCGATTGCAACCGTTTGCGATTGACCGCCGATGGTGGGCTGCGAAATTGTTTGTTCGCACAATCCGAGACGCCGCTGCGTGACGCCATGCGAAGCGGGTGCGACGACGACAAACTGATTCAAAAGATCCAGCAATGTGTGGGCGAGAAACACGCCGCACACGGCATTGATTCGGATGATTTCCGCCCTCCCGATCGTGCGATGCATGCCATCGGAGGCTAG
- a CDS encoding prepilin peptidase gives MIDLTFPSPVVDSMAATLNASQAIFQNAPSLGLLGEITPNWLAGWMAAWLSFSPSAQTLVLALLGIVGGALANHIIPTWCWYPRPISPWVNRERWPLLPKFQSISDALPARTWMDRIPVIGWIRLRRESEMFGRWFWIRPMLIELSLAIVLPLMQRAYLAGQLLPSGVMPATIAACTDWMALLFFIHAAFLIWLVAATFIDFDERTIPDSLTIPGTIVALIVGTITPFAFLPGLVVANSVEGIAPVLANHPYGLSPFWSSPNGLFTGLLIWAVWCFALADRRFYLRRGWSKAWGYFWFGLTRNPSSKFLVATWLVGSLAIISVYLSSPIGWIGLITSLTGLAVGGGVIWVVRLVCGWAIQMEAMGFGDVTLMAMIGAVIGWHGSILAFFLSPIAGLLVVMVVFVINRDPRTPYGPYLCVGTLLVVWFWDDVYNARFRTTLLLMGDVLLWMAIVMPPVLAGMMWVTRKLRLRFIPDPE, from the coding sequence ATGATTGATTTGACCTTTCCCTCACCTGTCGTTGATTCGATGGCAGCGACGTTGAATGCCTCGCAGGCCATTTTTCAGAATGCGCCGTCGTTGGGCTTGCTCGGGGAAATCACGCCCAATTGGTTGGCGGGTTGGATGGCAGCGTGGCTATCGTTCTCGCCTTCCGCGCAAACGCTGGTTTTGGCGTTGCTCGGTATCGTCGGCGGTGCACTGGCCAATCACATCATCCCGACGTGGTGTTGGTATCCCCGCCCGATCTCGCCCTGGGTCAATCGAGAGCGTTGGCCGCTGCTGCCAAAATTTCAATCGATCTCCGACGCGTTGCCGGCCCGAACTTGGATGGATCGCATCCCGGTGATCGGGTGGATTCGCTTGCGACGAGAATCCGAAATGTTCGGTCGTTGGTTCTGGATCCGGCCGATGCTAATCGAGTTGTCACTAGCGATCGTTTTGCCGCTCATGCAACGTGCTTACTTGGCCGGGCAATTGTTGCCCTCGGGAGTCATGCCGGCAACGATTGCCGCGTGCACAGATTGGATGGCGTTGCTGTTCTTCATTCATGCTGCGTTTCTGATTTGGTTGGTAGCGGCGACCTTCATCGACTTTGACGAACGCACAATCCCTGACTCGCTGACCATTCCCGGGACGATCGTCGCACTCATCGTCGGGACGATCACGCCGTTCGCGTTCCTTCCTGGATTGGTGGTTGCCAATTCAGTCGAGGGAATTGCACCGGTCCTGGCCAATCACCCGTACGGGCTGTCGCCGTTTTGGAGCAGCCCGAATGGCCTGTTCACTGGGCTGCTGATCTGGGCCGTGTGGTGCTTCGCTTTGGCGGATCGACGTTTCTATCTGCGTCGCGGATGGTCCAAGGCCTGGGGATACTTTTGGTTTGGATTGACCCGAAACCCATCGTCGAAGTTTCTGGTGGCGACGTGGTTGGTTGGCTCGCTCGCGATTATCTCCGTCTACCTGAGCAGTCCAATCGGATGGATCGGGCTGATCACGTCGCTCACGGGTTTGGCCGTCGGCGGAGGAGTCATCTGGGTCGTGCGATTGGTTTGTGGTTGGGCGATCCAAATGGAAGCGATGGGGTTCGGCGACGTCACGTTGATGGCCATGATCGGCGCCGTGATCGGATGGCACGGCAGCATCCTGGCGTTCTTCCTGTCTCCGATCGCTGGGCTGCTCGTTGTGATGGTGGTCTTCGTTATCAATCGAGACCCGCGAACTCCATATGGACCTTACCTGTGCGTCGGCACGTTGCTGGTCGTTTGGTTCTGGGATGACGTCTACAACGCTCGTTTTCGAACAACGCTGTTGTTGATGGGCGACGTGTTGCTTTGGATGGCGATCGTCATGCCACCGGTTTTGGCGGGAATGATGTGGGTCACGCGAAAACTAAGACTGAGATTCATCCCGGATCCGGAATGA
- a CDS encoding TadE/TadG family type IV pilus assembly protein, translated as MNPVNHTSKGTRPGFLTAGRARSGGHQNQPRRGTATAEIAFCLPVLLTFTFATVDLCSIFFLKETVAIAAYEGARRGINRGGTDAAVRARVAEILDERGVQYAGDSVAFENSTFSNADTLEHVTIVVTVPAAGNLYAPAGLYNDLQISHRITMRKEFKNQE; from the coding sequence ATGAATCCTGTCAATCACACCTCCAAAGGAACGCGTCCCGGTTTTCTCACAGCCGGCCGGGCGCGTTCCGGAGGTCACCAGAATCAGCCTCGTCGCGGAACCGCGACGGCGGAGATCGCGTTTTGCTTGCCAGTTTTGCTGACATTCACCTTCGCGACCGTTGATCTTTGCTCGATCTTTTTCTTGAAAGAAACCGTCGCGATCGCGGCCTACGAAGGTGCCCGTCGCGGCATCAATCGAGGCGGAACCGACGCTGCCGTGCGAGCTCGTGTGGCGGAGATCTTAGACGAACGCGGTGTTCAGTACGCAGGCGACTCGGTCGCGTTCGAAAACAGCACGTTCAGCAACGCGGACACCTTGGAACACGTCACGATCGTGGTCACCGTTCCCGCGGCGGGCAACTTGTACGCTCCAGCCGGTTTGTACAACGACCTACAGATATCGCATCGAATCACGATGCGTAAAGAATTCAAGAATCAAGAGTAG
- a CDS encoding pilus assembly protein produces MCMELARMNMARNLAQDAAYYAARTAIVPGATAEEAIAEAETIMQSLFSSGYDVDCTPINDETEEVTVTVSLSLDDVALFAPMFLGNVELTSSATMQTERYNGFFQASN; encoded by the coding sequence ATGTGCATGGAATTGGCTCGCATGAACATGGCCCGCAACTTGGCACAAGACGCCGCTTACTACGCCGCACGAACCGCGATCGTTCCCGGTGCAACCGCGGAGGAAGCGATCGCAGAAGCTGAAACCATCATGCAGTCGCTATTCAGTAGCGGCTACGACGTCGACTGCACACCAATCAATGATGAGACCGAAGAGGTCACTGTCACAGTAAGTTTGAGTCTCGACGATGTCGCCCTGTTTGCACCCATGTTTTTGGGGAACGTCGAGTTGACTTCCTCGGCCACGATGCAGACTGAACGATACAACGGCTTCTTCCAAGCCAGCAACTGA
- a CDS encoding vWA domain-containing protein: protein MFVSPAPVRFALTQRDDSRRGGITVLMAFVLPMLALLAAFCINLAQMQLVKTELAIATDAAARAGGRAFSEEQTVEAAKTAARLTAAMNEVAGEPYQLNTDDGANEFEFGVSAQADGQTGRFYFTKVPTSDVAANLVAVSSVRINGKRTGDSLMGPVPFIFPNTFSIGDFSPVASATAMQVDRDISLVLDRSGSMDWKTYDWPNDADPWAEDSLIAAEDEGIVDLEWKYKNGRPQYIRRVRYNNGYDQDDLYDYAWEEFFELGPAPNTPWEDLVMAVDAFLRVLDETPQNEQVSIASYNSHGTLDCWLLDDFDSVRATVASLGPNGSTGIGNGMNSGKTSFTHQNARPYASKTMVVMTDGIHNYGTQPNTVASQMMASSNLNIQTVTFGSGANQQTMQEVAVTGQGKHYHADSGDELVSAFEEIANNLPTILTN, encoded by the coding sequence ATGTTCGTTTCCCCCGCTCCCGTGCGATTTGCATTGACCCAACGCGACGATTCTCGTCGTGGCGGTATCACTGTGCTGATGGCATTCGTGTTGCCGATGCTGGCATTGTTGGCCGCGTTCTGCATCAACTTGGCGCAAATGCAATTGGTGAAAACCGAACTTGCAATCGCCACCGACGCCGCCGCTCGGGCTGGTGGTCGTGCTTTCAGTGAAGAGCAAACGGTCGAAGCCGCGAAAACGGCTGCTCGTTTGACCGCTGCAATGAACGAAGTCGCGGGCGAACCCTACCAGTTGAACACGGACGACGGCGCAAACGAATTCGAGTTCGGCGTGTCGGCACAAGCGGATGGCCAAACCGGACGTTTCTACTTCACGAAGGTGCCGACATCAGATGTTGCCGCCAATCTGGTCGCGGTCAGCTCCGTTCGCATCAATGGCAAACGCACTGGTGATTCGTTGATGGGACCGGTTCCGTTTATCTTCCCCAACACATTCTCGATCGGCGATTTCAGCCCCGTGGCTTCGGCGACGGCGATGCAGGTTGACCGTGACATCAGCTTGGTTCTCGACCGCAGCGGTTCGATGGATTGGAAGACCTACGATTGGCCCAACGATGCGGATCCTTGGGCAGAAGACAGCCTGATCGCAGCGGAAGACGAAGGCATCGTTGACTTGGAATGGAAGTACAAGAACGGCCGACCTCAATACATTCGTCGAGTTCGCTACAACAACGGTTATGACCAAGACGATTTGTATGACTACGCTTGGGAAGAGTTCTTTGAACTTGGCCCCGCACCCAACACACCCTGGGAAGACCTGGTGATGGCGGTCGATGCGTTCTTACGTGTTCTCGACGAAACGCCTCAGAACGAACAGGTCTCGATCGCCAGCTACAACAGCCACGGCACATTGGATTGTTGGTTGCTCGATGACTTTGATTCGGTTCGTGCCACCGTTGCATCCCTGGGGCCAAACGGCTCGACCGGTATCGGCAACGGAATGAACTCGGGCAAAACCTCGTTCACTCACCAGAACGCTCGGCCGTACGCTTCGAAGACTATGGTTGTGATGACCGATGGGATTCATAACTATGGAACGCAGCCGAACACGGTTGCCAGCCAAATGATGGCGTCTTCGAACTTGAACATTCAAACAGTCACGTTCGGTAGCGGTGCGAACCAGCAAACAATGCAAGAGGTCGCCGTGACGGGGCAAGGCAAGCACTACCACGCCGACTCGGGCGATGAACTGGTCAGTGCGTTCGAAGAAATTGCGAACAACTTGCCGACGATCCTGACGAACTGA
- a CDS encoding GlmU family protein yields the protein MQILCFEDSRVEQLCPIVHARPAYAITCASFRLLDWLKTLAKDRASDAKACEIQGLIREYLLPIQEADHGLLAPANEFPKDEDVLLVNARLVPSVQTYETLKQLVKSGETATVIGKDNGVDAELLAAFITAADIAEGTTERAQTTENDSASTEFNGATSPLSRLLQLAREKVSSRFTLKAFQWPHEVVSSHMDAMNDSVNYRIEHGDYTQREDGVFVRPGVTIGEYGSIHTSGGAIVLDENVRVGPFCFLEGPLHAGHSTRVIEHSAIKDGVSLGHTVKIGGEVEASVIEAFTNKQHHGFLGHSYLGSWINLGAGTCNSDLKNTYGKINIEYGDRKMATGMQFLGCVMGDYSKSAINTGIFTGKVIGVCSMLYGFVTSNVPSYVNYARLFGQTSLLPPDVMINTQARMFARRKVEQRQCDMDLIQAMYDRTEPERETSEQLGL from the coding sequence ATGCAAATTCTCTGCTTCGAAGATTCACGTGTGGAACAGCTCTGCCCGATCGTTCACGCTCGCCCTGCGTACGCGATCACCTGCGCCAGTTTTCGATTGCTTGATTGGTTGAAGACACTTGCGAAAGACAGGGCGAGTGATGCGAAGGCGTGTGAGATTCAAGGATTGATTCGCGAATATCTGCTTCCGATTCAAGAGGCGGATCACGGATTGCTGGCACCCGCCAATGAGTTTCCAAAAGACGAGGATGTGTTGTTGGTCAACGCTCGGTTGGTGCCGTCGGTGCAAACCTACGAGACGCTGAAACAACTGGTGAAATCCGGCGAGACAGCGACGGTGATCGGCAAGGACAACGGAGTCGATGCGGAGCTGTTGGCGGCATTCATCACGGCAGCTGACATCGCGGAAGGGACAACAGAAAGAGCACAAACGACCGAAAACGACAGTGCGTCAACGGAGTTCAACGGCGCGACGAGTCCGCTTTCGCGGCTTCTGCAACTGGCACGAGAAAAGGTCAGTTCGCGGTTCACGTTGAAGGCGTTCCAGTGGCCGCATGAAGTCGTGTCGTCTCACATGGATGCGATGAACGACTCGGTCAACTATCGAATCGAACACGGCGACTACACGCAGCGTGAAGACGGCGTCTTCGTTCGGCCCGGAGTGACGATTGGCGAGTACGGATCAATTCACACCTCGGGTGGAGCGATCGTGTTGGATGAGAACGTTCGGGTTGGCCCGTTCTGTTTCCTGGAGGGCCCTCTGCATGCGGGGCACAGCACGCGAGTGATTGAACATTCCGCGATCAAGGACGGCGTGTCGCTGGGGCACACGGTCAAAATCGGCGGCGAGGTCGAAGCGTCGGTGATCGAAGCCTTCACCAACAAGCAGCACCACGGATTCTTGGGGCACAGCTACTTGGGCAGTTGGATCAACCTTGGCGCCGGCACGTGCAACAGTGACCTCAAAAACACCTACGGTAAAATCAACATTGAATACGGCGATCGCAAGATGGCGACCGGAATGCAGTTCCTCGGTTGTGTGATGGGGGACTATTCGAAGTCAGCCATCAACACCGGCATCTTCACCGGGAAAGTGATCGGTGTGTGCAGCATGTTGTACGGGTTCGTTACCAGCAACGTGCCCAGCTATGTCAACTACGCTCGTTTGTTTGGGCAGACTTCGTTGTTGCCACCCGACGTGATGATCAACACCCAGGCTCGGATGTTCGCACGTCGTAAGGTCGAACAACGACAGTGCGACATGGATCTGATTCAAGCCATGTACGACCGAACGGAACCCGAGCGGGAAACGTCGGAACAACTCGGGTTGTAG
- a CDS encoding sugar phosphate isomerase/epimerase family protein, translated as MAELKLAVRMDAIPGTGASATALRKSLTIAASMGVRSVELCGRTHVPVSELSDTGVRTLRKILDDLNLRIASIRFQTRFGYDVTDHLDERVDATKSAMKTAYRLGAPLIVNQIGTVPPPPQNIDQAVKKAGSSLLLGSTGESDDADWSSDLPADLAAELANSIASSRIGKAVAGQGATGSDASRWATLREVMEDLGRYGAKVGCFLAAETGTESGKDLAALLDAIPDTFVPVALNPGQLIINRFRVDEAINALASRISIVHAVDGVLDLAAGRGVSVPVGEGTADFPSLLGRLEDIPYRGPFVVGRPEMRPETAVMELHQSLEYLRNL; from the coding sequence TTGGCTGAATTGAAACTTGCCGTCCGCATGGACGCCATTCCGGGGACCGGCGCCTCGGCCACCGCTCTACGTAAATCATTGACCATCGCAGCGTCGATGGGCGTTCGAAGTGTCGAATTATGTGGTCGAACCCACGTTCCCGTATCTGAATTGTCGGACACCGGGGTGCGGACCTTGCGGAAAATCCTGGATGATTTGAATTTGCGGATCGCATCCATCCGGTTCCAAACCCGATTTGGGTACGACGTGACCGACCATTTGGATGAGCGAGTTGACGCGACCAAAAGCGCGATGAAGACGGCGTATCGATTGGGAGCTCCGCTAATCGTCAATCAAATCGGAACGGTTCCACCTCCGCCACAGAACATCGATCAAGCCGTCAAGAAGGCCGGCAGTTCGCTGCTGCTGGGATCAACTGGCGAAAGCGACGATGCCGATTGGAGCAGTGACTTGCCGGCCGACCTGGCCGCGGAACTTGCAAACTCAATCGCGTCCTCTCGCATTGGCAAAGCGGTCGCCGGGCAAGGTGCCACGGGCAGCGATGCATCGCGCTGGGCAACGCTTCGAGAAGTGATGGAAGATCTGGGACGCTATGGCGCCAAAGTCGGCTGTTTTCTGGCCGCTGAAACGGGAACCGAATCGGGCAAGGATCTGGCCGCGTTGTTGGACGCGATCCCAGACACGTTCGTTCCGGTCGCGCTCAATCCCGGCCAATTGATCATCAACCGTTTTCGAGTCGACGAAGCCATCAACGCACTCGCTTCTCGCATCTCGATTGTCCACGCGGTCGACGGTGTCCTGGACCTCGCAGCGGGACGCGGTGTTTCTGTACCGGTCGGTGAGGGGACCGCGGACTTTCCTTCGCTGCTAGGGCGACTCGAAGACATTCCTTACCGTGGGCCATTCGTCGTCGGTCGTCCGGAGATGCGACCGGAAACGGCAGTGATGGAGTTGCACCAAAGCCTGGAGTACCTGCGCAACCTTTAG